The following proteins are encoded in a genomic region of Mycolicibacterium confluentis:
- a CDS encoding MCE family protein, whose translation MLTRFVRSQLIIFTIASLVGVAVMLFAYMQVPTLLGLGRITVKMQLPATGGLYQFSNVTYRGVQIGKVTSVDLTATGAEATLSLERSPKVPADLKAEVRSMSAVGEQYVELLPDTDQPPYLENGSVIPVDRTTIPQQVGPMLDQVSALVDTIPSDKLSQLLNETFNAFNGTGFDFGSLLDSASTISKDASAIKDQTRALLDDSQPFLEAQAQTTDSTRTWARSLAGITGQVATNDNEVRALLRSGPGFAQETSALLQQLKPTLPVLLANLTTIGQIGVTYNPAIEQLLVLLPPYVSQIQTYAPTNNPTGLPNGEFSLGLGDPASCTVGFLPPSAWRSPADTTVIDTPDNLYCKLPQDSPVAVRGARNYPCMNQPGKRAPTVELCEDPRGYQPLAQRQHVLGPYPFDPNLVSQGVPIDSRARADDNIFGPLEGSPLPVGVGAPPVAAPPEPQPPASFPGMPPGPLLPGQPLYLEPPVPGQAPPPPPNPDASPPAPVDEPRNQVVPVPGVGDVPIGEFSAPAAAPSAFNGADGPSVAVAKYNPRTGEYMGKDGKLYQQADLTKQPTSWEDMMPT comes from the coding sequence ATGCTGACACGCTTTGTCCGATCCCAGTTGATCATCTTCACCATCGCGTCGCTGGTCGGCGTGGCGGTGATGCTGTTCGCCTACATGCAGGTGCCCACACTGCTGGGGCTCGGGCGGATCACGGTCAAGATGCAGCTGCCCGCGACGGGCGGCCTGTACCAGTTCAGCAACGTCACCTACCGGGGCGTCCAGATCGGCAAGGTGACCTCGGTCGACCTGACCGCGACCGGCGCCGAGGCCACGTTGTCGCTCGAGCGGTCACCGAAGGTGCCTGCCGACCTGAAGGCCGAGGTTCGCAGCATGTCGGCGGTCGGCGAGCAGTACGTCGAACTGCTGCCCGACACCGATCAACCGCCGTACCTGGAGAACGGGTCGGTGATTCCGGTGGACCGCACCACGATTCCACAGCAGGTCGGACCGATGCTCGATCAGGTCAGTGCCCTGGTCGACACCATCCCCAGCGACAAGCTGAGCCAACTGCTCAACGAGACGTTCAACGCGTTCAACGGCACCGGATTCGACTTCGGCTCACTGTTGGACTCGGCCTCGACGATCTCGAAGGACGCGAGCGCGATCAAGGACCAGACTCGGGCCCTGCTCGACGACTCCCAGCCGTTCCTCGAGGCCCAGGCCCAGACCACCGATTCGACCCGAACCTGGGCCAGGAGCCTGGCCGGCATCACGGGGCAGGTGGCGACCAACGACAACGAAGTGCGGGCGCTGCTGCGCAGCGGACCCGGCTTCGCCCAGGAGACCTCGGCGCTGCTTCAGCAGCTCAAGCCGACTCTGCCGGTGCTGCTGGCGAACCTGACCACGATCGGTCAGATCGGCGTCACGTACAACCCGGCGATCGAACAGCTTCTGGTGCTGCTTCCGCCGTATGTCTCACAGATTCAGACCTACGCGCCGACGAACAACCCGACGGGCCTGCCCAACGGCGAATTCTCGCTGGGCCTGGGCGATCCCGCGTCGTGCACCGTGGGCTTCCTGCCGCCGTCGGCCTGGCGGTCGCCGGCCGACACCACGGTCATCGACACCCCGGACAACCTGTACTGCAAGCTGCCGCAGGATTCGCCTGTGGCGGTGCGCGGCGCGCGCAACTATCCGTGCATGAACCAGCCGGGCAAGCGTGCGCCCACGGTCGAGCTGTGCGAGGACCCCCGCGGGTATCAGCCGCTGGCGCAACGTCAGCATGTGTTGGGCCCGTATCCCTTCGACCCGAACCTGGTGTCGCAGGGTGTTCCGATCGATTCGCGAGCGCGGGCCGACGACAATATCTTCGGACCCCTCGAGGGTTCGCCGCTGCCGGTCGGTGTCGGTGCGCCGCCCGTGGCCGCGCCGCCGGAACCGCAACCGCCCGCCAGCTTCCCGGGTATGCCGCCGGGCCCGCTGCTGCCCGGTCAGCCGTTGTACCTGGAACCGCCGGTGCCTGGCCAGGCGCCGCCGCCACCCCCCAACCCGGATGCGAGTCCGCCAGCCCCGGTGGACGAACCGCGCAACCAGGTGGTGCCGGTGCCGGGTGTGGGTGACGTACCCATCGGTGAGTTCAGCGCACCGGCCGCCGCGCCGTCGGCGTTCAACGGTGCCGACGGGCCGTCGGTGGCCGTGGCGAAGTACAACCCCCGCACCGGTGAGTACATGGGCAAGGACGGCAAGCTCTACCAGCAGGCCGACCTCACCAAGCAGCCGACGTCCTGGGAGGACATGATGCCCACCTGA
- a CDS encoding Rv2253/PknI dimerization domain-containing protein translates to MSASPLGVKTMALAASVGLLGAGLMSAAPASAQEWGINGTFATSSNGDWAMINDRYEDQPSIRSTWTISTSCTSPSDCAGTVTSDQGWTAPIYTTNGLWYIKRAVPNWRYCADGVPVEGLQTYKFYPVSSDARFDPTYTTNEFTGEDRTIGPSGSCGRNQWPVIRIPFYMKKI, encoded by the coding sequence ATGTCGGCCTCCCCCTTGGGTGTCAAGACCATGGCCCTGGCGGCCTCTGTCGGCCTGCTCGGCGCCGGCCTGATGAGCGCCGCGCCTGCGTCGGCCCAGGAGTGGGGCATCAACGGCACCTTCGCGACATCGTCGAACGGCGACTGGGCGATGATCAACGACCGCTACGAGGACCAGCCGTCGATACGCAGCACCTGGACCATCTCCACGTCCTGCACCTCCCCCTCCGACTGCGCCGGCACCGTCACCAGCGATCAGGGTTGGACGGCACCCATCTACACGACCAACGGGCTGTGGTACATCAAGCGTGCGGTCCCCAACTGGCGTTACTGCGCCGACGGCGTCCCGGTCGAGGGTCTGCAGACCTACAAGTTCTATCCGGTGTCCAGCGACGCCCGCTTCGATCCCACCTACACCACCAACGAGTTCACCGGCGAGGACCGCACCATCGGCCCCAGCGGGTCGTGCGGGCGCAACCAGTGGCCGGTGATTCGAATCCCGTTCTACATGAAGAAGATCTAG
- a CDS encoding AMP-binding protein: protein MRTIPDELVRRYLEQGWWTSDTLGDLLARELSAQPQLEFRVHSAVRPYSGTVGEVENNARRLAAGLHRRGVGPGDVVAMQLPNWVEAAVTFWASAFLGAVVVPIVHFYGRKELTHILGDAKPKVFITAESFGRMQFEPDLAADIEIVGVVGGNDPGVVGGENPTFDDLLDDEPLQGVLPTDPAGPTLFAYTSGTTSAPKGVIHSHRSLVHETHQLVGQNMMDTGKMLIATPVGHFIGMVGALLMPVLARHPIHLTDVWDPGVALKLMLSDGLALGGGPPYFVTSLLDHPDFTTEHLAGVRTVGLGGSTVPIAVTRRLADLGINTYRSYGSTEHPSITGSRWDAAEDKRLYTDGCPLSGVEVKLGEDGEILSRGPDLCLGYTDDALTAKAFDADGWYHTGDIGILDQDGYLTITDRKSDIIIRGGENISAVEVEEALLAMPGVAEAVVVAAPDPRTGEHATAVLRMHSGHDLPSLEEVRAHFEASGMARQKWPEELKQVDEFPRTASGKVQKFKVRQLVSSGR from the coding sequence ATGCGAACGATCCCCGACGAACTCGTCCGGCGTTACCTGGAGCAGGGCTGGTGGACGTCAGACACCCTCGGCGACCTCCTGGCGCGTGAGCTGAGTGCGCAACCGCAGTTGGAGTTCCGGGTGCACTCCGCGGTGCGTCCGTACAGCGGGACGGTGGGCGAGGTCGAGAACAACGCCCGGCGCCTCGCGGCCGGGCTGCACAGGCGCGGGGTGGGGCCCGGCGACGTCGTCGCGATGCAGCTGCCCAACTGGGTGGAGGCCGCCGTGACGTTCTGGGCGTCGGCGTTCCTGGGCGCCGTTGTCGTGCCGATCGTGCACTTCTACGGCCGCAAGGAGCTGACGCACATTCTCGGCGACGCCAAGCCCAAGGTGTTCATCACCGCGGAGTCCTTCGGGCGCATGCAGTTTGAGCCTGACCTCGCCGCGGACATCGAGATCGTCGGTGTCGTGGGTGGGAACGACCCAGGTGTGGTGGGCGGTGAGAACCCGACCTTCGACGATCTGCTGGACGACGAACCGCTGCAGGGCGTCCTGCCCACTGATCCGGCCGGTCCGACGCTGTTCGCCTACACCTCGGGCACCACGAGCGCACCCAAGGGTGTGATCCACAGCCACCGCAGCCTGGTGCACGAAACGCACCAACTCGTCGGGCAGAACATGATGGACACCGGCAAGATGCTGATCGCGACACCGGTGGGGCATTTCATCGGGATGGTGGGCGCGTTGCTGATGCCGGTGCTGGCGCGGCATCCGATCCACCTCACCGACGTCTGGGATCCGGGCGTCGCGCTGAAGTTGATGCTGAGTGACGGGCTGGCGCTGGGTGGAGGACCGCCGTACTTCGTCACGAGCCTGCTCGACCACCCCGACTTCACCACCGAACACCTCGCTGGGGTGCGCACGGTCGGTCTCGGCGGTTCGACGGTCCCGATCGCGGTCACCAGGAGGCTCGCCGACCTCGGCATCAACACCTATCGCTCGTACGGCAGCACCGAGCACCCGTCGATCACCGGATCCCGTTGGGACGCAGCCGAGGACAAGCGCCTGTACACCGACGGCTGCCCGCTCTCCGGGGTGGAGGTCAAGCTCGGCGAGGATGGCGAGATCCTGTCCCGTGGGCCCGATCTGTGCCTGGGCTACACCGATGACGCCCTGACGGCCAAGGCGTTCGACGCCGACGGTTGGTACCACACGGGTGACATCGGAATCCTCGACCAGGACGGCTATCTGACCATCACCGACCGCAAGTCCGACATCATCATCCGCGGCGGCGAGAACATCAGCGCGGTCGAGGTCGAAGAGGCGCTGCTGGCGATGCCGGGAGTGGCAGAGGCGGTCGTGGTGGCCGCACCCGACCCACGGACCGGCGAGCATGCGACCGCGGTGCTGCGCATGCACTCCGGTCATGACCTCCCCTCGCTCGAGGAGGTGCGCGCGCACTTCGAGGCCTCCGGCATGGCCCGGCAGAAGTGGCCCGAGGAGCTGAAGCAGGTCGACGAGTTCCCCCGCACCGCCAGTGGCAAGGTGCAGAAGTTCAAGGTGCGCCAACTGGTCTCGAGTGGACGGTGA
- a CDS encoding NAD-dependent epimerase/dehydratase family protein — protein MAGRTAAKKLVLGASGFLGSHVTRQLVEQGDDVRVMLRKTSSTKGIDDLDVERCYGDLYDDDALRAAMSGCDVVYYCVVDARMWLRDPAPLFQTNVEGLRNVLNIATEPEIASGLRKFVFTSTVGTLAISDSRLITEEDEHNWDGGGAYIEARVAAENLLFSYVRERGLPAVALCISTTYGPGDWQPTPHGSQIAMITAGRMPFYPDIGLEVVGIEDAARAMLLAADNGRVGERYIISDRFMTMGEIQRVVAEAAGVRPARVKIPRSVLRVASRINDVAARLLNRDLPFAAVGQRMVELMSPLDHSKAERDLGWKPEPVEESLVRAVEFFKSRAAG, from the coding sequence ATGGCGGGCAGGACTGCAGCTAAGAAATTAGTGCTCGGCGCCAGCGGATTCCTCGGCTCCCATGTCACCCGTCAGCTCGTCGAGCAGGGTGACGACGTCCGGGTCATGCTGCGGAAGACGAGTTCCACCAAGGGCATCGACGATCTCGACGTCGAACGCTGCTACGGGGACCTCTACGACGACGACGCGTTGCGGGCCGCCATGTCCGGGTGCGACGTCGTCTACTACTGCGTGGTGGACGCCCGGATGTGGCTACGGGATCCGGCGCCGCTGTTCCAGACCAATGTCGAGGGTCTGCGCAACGTCCTGAACATCGCCACCGAACCCGAGATCGCGTCCGGACTGCGGAAGTTCGTGTTCACCAGCACGGTCGGCACGTTGGCGATCAGTGACTCCCGGTTGATCACCGAGGAGGACGAACACAACTGGGACGGAGGCGGCGCCTACATCGAGGCTCGCGTGGCGGCCGAGAACCTGTTGTTCTCCTACGTGCGGGAGCGCGGCTTACCCGCGGTGGCGCTGTGCATCTCGACCACGTACGGCCCGGGTGACTGGCAGCCGACACCGCACGGATCGCAGATCGCGATGATCACCGCGGGTCGCATGCCGTTCTATCCGGACATCGGCCTCGAGGTGGTGGGTATCGAGGACGCGGCACGCGCGATGCTGCTGGCCGCCGACAACGGCCGGGTCGGGGAGCGATACATCATCTCGGACCGGTTCATGACCATGGGCGAGATCCAGCGGGTTGTGGCCGAGGCCGCGGGTGTGCGCCCAGCGCGCGTCAAGATCCCGCGATCGGTCCTGCGGGTGGCCTCGCGGATCAACGACGTCGCCGCGCGCCTGCTGAACCGGGACCTGCCGTTCGCCGCGGTGGGTCAGCGGATGGTGGAACTGATGTCGCCGCTGGACCACAGCAAGGCCGAGCGCGACCTGGGGTGGAAGCCCGAGCCCGTCGAGGAGTCTCTGGTGCGGGCCGTGGAGTTCTTCAAGTCCCGCGCGGCGGGGTAG
- a CDS encoding FAD-dependent oxidoreductase translates to MSNSSAQRNWDTVTDVVVLGTGGAGLTAALAAVHGGAKVAVYEKADTVGGTTAVSGGIAWIPAHHRSPEGELTVEDAMAYLRAQSFGAMDEELVETFVRTGPAMIDFVEAHSDMRFEIATGFPDYKPELPGGRPGGGRSLGPVPYDLNRIPQWRDRITSFPPDFSNVGIDAETRARLHADIDDATGDIVVAGTALIAGLLKGLLDAGIEPVTGARATELLTAPDGAVTGVRINFGDKTIDVGARRAVILANGGFEWDTGLVEAFLRGPMHGPVSPPYNTGDALRMAMARGADLANMGEAWWVPIVQIPDDTIEGHQRSRSVRLERTRPRSIIVNRAGRRFINEACDYNSMAGAFQYLHPRDGYVNDPAWIVFDDQHLKRYGFLGVEPGQDAPEWFCRSRDLAELGEKTGIDPAGLAQTIAAWNSNVDVDDPHDPDFGRGSSSYDGYWGDPNATTDAGKTLGPLDTAPYYAVPVALGAMGTKGGPRTDRDGRVRHVSGEVIPGLYAAGNAMAGVTGRAYGGAGGTIGPAMVFGFRAGQHAATGTSVS, encoded by the coding sequence GTGAGCAATTCGTCCGCCCAGAGGAATTGGGACACAGTGACCGATGTCGTGGTGCTGGGCACCGGAGGCGCGGGCCTGACCGCGGCACTGGCGGCGGTCCACGGCGGCGCGAAGGTCGCGGTGTACGAGAAGGCCGACACCGTGGGCGGGACCACCGCGGTCTCCGGCGGCATCGCCTGGATTCCGGCGCATCACCGCTCCCCCGAGGGTGAACTCACGGTCGAGGACGCCATGGCCTACCTGCGCGCGCAGTCCTTCGGCGCGATGGACGAGGAACTGGTGGAGACGTTCGTCCGCACCGGGCCCGCGATGATCGACTTCGTCGAGGCGCACAGCGACATGCGGTTCGAGATCGCCACGGGATTCCCCGACTACAAGCCGGAACTGCCCGGAGGGCGCCCCGGCGGCGGGCGATCGCTGGGACCGGTTCCCTACGACCTCAACCGGATTCCGCAGTGGCGCGACCGCATCACGTCGTTCCCGCCCGACTTCAGCAATGTCGGCATCGACGCCGAGACCCGCGCACGCCTGCACGCCGACATCGACGACGCCACCGGTGACATCGTGGTGGCCGGCACCGCGCTGATCGCCGGCCTGCTCAAGGGCCTGCTCGACGCCGGCATCGAACCCGTCACAGGTGCGCGCGCCACCGAGTTGTTGACCGCACCCGACGGCGCCGTCACCGGTGTGCGAATCAACTTCGGAGACAAGACCATCGACGTCGGCGCGCGGCGCGCGGTGATCCTGGCCAACGGCGGATTCGAATGGGACACCGGCCTGGTCGAGGCGTTCCTGCGTGGCCCCATGCACGGGCCCGTGTCACCGCCGTACAACACCGGCGACGCCCTGCGGATGGCGATGGCACGCGGCGCCGACCTTGCCAACATGGGTGAGGCCTGGTGGGTGCCGATCGTGCAGATCCCCGACGACACGATCGAGGGACACCAGCGCAGTCGCAGTGTGCGACTCGAGCGCACCCGCCCCCGCAGCATCATCGTCAACCGCGCCGGACGCCGCTTCATCAACGAGGCCTGCGACTACAACTCGATGGCCGGGGCCTTTCAATACCTGCACCCGCGCGACGGCTACGTCAACGACCCGGCCTGGATCGTGTTCGACGATCAGCACCTCAAGCGCTACGGCTTCCTCGGCGTCGAACCCGGCCAGGATGCCCCGGAATGGTTCTGCAGGTCACGCGATCTCGCCGAACTCGGCGAGAAGACCGGTATCGATCCCGCCGGTCTCGCGCAGACCATCGCGGCGTGGAACAGCAACGTGGACGTCGACGATCCGCACGATCCCGACTTCGGCCGCGGCAGCAGCTCCTATGACGGCTACTGGGGTGACCCCAACGCGACCACTGACGCCGGCAAGACGCTGGGTCCTCTCGACACCGCGCCGTACTACGCGGTGCCGGTCGCCCTGGGAGCGATGGGCACCAAGGGCGGCCCCCGGACCGACCGCGACGGTCGCGTGCGGCACGTGTCGGGCGAGGTCATCCCCGGCCTGTACGCGGCGGGCAACGCGATGGCGGGCGTCACGGGCCGCGCCTACGGCGGTGCCGGCGGCACCATCGGCCCCGCGATGGTGTTCGGCTTCCGCGCCGGGCAGCACGCGGCCACGGGGACTTCAGTCAGCTGA
- a CDS encoding IclR family transcriptional regulator produces MARGLTALQVVATTPGGLTAQQVAERIGVHRTIAYRLLTTLAQHRLVAKAGDGRYRPAAGLAVLGASFDNNLRQLCLPRLRALADELSTTVSLLVAEGDQQVAVAVIVPTQVSYQLSFHEGSRHPLDRGAAGIALLASMPPRPGERDLVTLTRERGWVITHGEIEPNTFGLAVSVPRLPPAPPTCLNLISHREDVVARGRDALIRAADELSAILN; encoded by the coding sequence TTGGCCCGCGGGCTCACTGCGCTGCAGGTGGTCGCCACGACGCCGGGTGGGCTCACAGCCCAGCAGGTGGCCGAACGGATCGGTGTGCACCGCACCATCGCGTATCGCCTGCTGACCACGCTGGCGCAGCACCGACTGGTGGCCAAGGCCGGCGATGGGCGTTACCGCCCCGCGGCCGGACTCGCGGTGCTCGGGGCGTCCTTCGACAACAACCTGCGCCAACTGTGCCTGCCCAGGCTGCGCGCGCTCGCCGACGAGTTGTCCACGACGGTCTCGCTGCTGGTGGCCGAGGGTGATCAGCAGGTCGCGGTCGCGGTGATCGTGCCGACACAGGTGTCCTACCAGTTGTCGTTCCACGAGGGCAGTCGCCACCCGCTTGATCGCGGCGCCGCCGGCATCGCCCTCCTGGCCAGCATGCCGCCCCGGCCCGGGGAGCGGGATCTGGTGACGCTGACCCGCGAGCGCGGGTGGGTGATCACCCACGGTGAGATCGAGCCCAACACGTTCGGCTTGGCCGTCTCGGTGCCCCGCCTCCCCCCGGCACCCCCGACGTGCCTCAACCTGATCTCGCATCGCGAGGATGTCGTCGCGCGTGGCCGCGACGCGCTGATCCGCGCCGCCGACGAACTGTCGGCGATCCTGAACTGA
- a CDS encoding alpha/beta fold hydrolase: MAEFESIWSDLQGVPFSQGYLDVGGVRTRYLHAGDPEKPTLVLLHGSGGHAEAYVRNLESHAEHFSTWSIDMLGHGYTDKPGHPLEISHYVDHLLAFFDTIGAEQVLLSGESLGGWVASRAASDHPDRITRLVLNTAGGSQADPEVMKRIITLSMAAVEDPTWETVQARIKWLMADKSKDYDDIVASRQRIYRLPGFTAAMRDIMALQDPEIRARNLMGPKEYGAITAPTLVLWTSDDPTADVSEGSRIASMIPGARFEVMSGCGHWPQYEDPKTFNRLHIDFLLGKEQ; the protein is encoded by the coding sequence GTGGCCGAATTCGAGAGCATCTGGAGTGACCTGCAAGGTGTTCCGTTCTCGCAGGGATACCTGGATGTCGGCGGGGTGCGCACGCGCTACCTGCACGCCGGCGACCCCGAGAAGCCCACCCTCGTCCTTCTGCACGGATCGGGTGGTCACGCCGAGGCCTACGTGCGCAATCTCGAGTCGCACGCCGAGCACTTCTCGACCTGGTCGATCGACATGCTGGGCCACGGTTACACCGACAAGCCCGGCCACCCCCTGGAGATCAGCCACTACGTCGACCATCTGCTGGCGTTCTTCGACACGATCGGGGCCGAGCAGGTCCTGCTGTCCGGGGAGTCCCTGGGCGGATGGGTGGCATCCCGTGCGGCCTCGGACCACCCGGATCGGATCACCCGACTGGTGCTCAACACCGCGGGCGGATCGCAGGCCGACCCCGAGGTGATGAAGCGGATCATCACCTTGTCGATGGCCGCGGTCGAGGACCCGACCTGGGAGACCGTGCAGGCCCGCATCAAATGGCTCATGGCCGACAAGTCGAAGGACTACGACGACATCGTGGCCAGTCGGCAGCGCATCTACCGTCTTCCCGGGTTCACCGCCGCCATGCGGGACATCATGGCGCTGCAGGACCCCGAAATCCGCGCCCGAAACCTGATGGGCCCCAAGGAGTACGGTGCCATCACCGCGCCCACCCTGGTGTTGTGGACCAGCGACGACCCCACCGCCGACGTCAGTGAGGGCAGCCGGATCGCCTCAATGATCCCGGGCGCCCGCTTCGAGGTCATGTCGGGATGCGGCCATTGGCCGCAGTACGAGGACCCCAAGACCTTCAACCGCCTGCACATCGACTTCCTGCTGGGGAAGGAGCAATGA
- a CDS encoding bifunctional 3-(3-hydroxy-phenyl)propionate/3-hydroxycinnamic acid hydroxylase — protein MSPKTPANQLDSVDVVIVGAGPVGLTLANVLGQQGVSTLIVEERDTLIDYPRGVGLDDESLRTFQSIGLIDAVLPHTVPNQILRFFDSRRRLLVEMAPPDARFGWPKRNGFVQPMVDAELLVGLDRFSCVQVRWGTVMTDCAEDDDGVTVHLDGGETVRARYVVGCDGGRSATRHLMGVSFEGTTSPTRWVVIDLANDPLGHPNSEVGADPERPYASISIAHGIRRFEFMIHDDESDEMASDPAFVAKLLSTFVSHPDKVDIIRHRVYTHHSRIAGAFRRGRLLLAGDAAHLMPVWQGQGYNSGIRDAANLGWKLAAVVNGAAGDALLDTYDVERRKHARAMIDLSTMVGRVISPTNRRVASLRDRAIRAASIVPSLKRYVLEMRFKPMPRYEQGAVVHASTPPAPGSAVGTLFIQPRVDTRDAANVLLDDVIGPGFAVLCWNNDPRRLLGEQAFAQWKSLGASFIAARPITQLHWRADDAVEDPDVIVVGDRTGALKGFFDGQTDSVLFLRPDRCIAGACIAQRSPELSAALFDALHLSTSTESEGGETHGSNGSVLHVAQPASEPSGTVG, from the coding sequence ATGAGCCCGAAAACCCCTGCCAACCAGCTCGACTCCGTCGACGTCGTGATCGTCGGCGCGGGCCCGGTGGGCCTGACCCTGGCCAACGTGCTGGGGCAGCAGGGTGTCTCGACACTCATCGTCGAGGAGCGCGACACGCTGATCGACTATCCGCGCGGCGTCGGCCTCGACGACGAGTCACTGCGCACCTTCCAGTCGATCGGCCTGATCGACGCCGTGCTGCCGCACACTGTCCCCAACCAGATCCTGCGCTTCTTCGACTCGCGCCGCAGGCTGCTCGTCGAGATGGCCCCGCCGGACGCACGATTCGGCTGGCCCAAGCGCAACGGATTCGTTCAGCCCATGGTGGACGCCGAACTGCTGGTCGGCCTCGACCGGTTCTCGTGTGTGCAGGTGCGGTGGGGCACCGTGATGACCGACTGCGCCGAGGACGACGACGGTGTCACCGTCCACCTCGACGGCGGCGAGACCGTCCGGGCCCGCTATGTGGTGGGCTGCGACGGTGGGCGCAGCGCCACCCGGCACCTGATGGGCGTGTCGTTCGAGGGCACCACGTCTCCGACCCGTTGGGTCGTCATCGACCTGGCGAACGACCCGCTGGGCCATCCCAACAGTGAGGTCGGCGCCGACCCCGAGCGGCCCTACGCCTCGATCTCGATTGCGCACGGAATCCGCCGATTCGAATTCATGATCCATGACGACGAATCCGACGAGATGGCCTCGGATCCCGCATTCGTGGCGAAACTGCTGTCGACGTTCGTGTCACACCCCGACAAGGTCGACATCATCCGCCACCGCGTCTACACGCACCATTCGCGCATCGCCGGGGCATTCCGCAGGGGGCGACTGCTGCTGGCGGGCGACGCCGCGCACCTGATGCCGGTCTGGCAGGGCCAGGGGTACAACAGCGGCATCCGGGACGCCGCCAACCTCGGCTGGAAACTGGCCGCAGTGGTCAACGGTGCCGCCGGTGACGCGCTGCTGGACACCTACGACGTGGAGCGCCGCAAGCATGCGCGCGCCATGATCGACCTCTCGACCATGGTCGGCCGAGTCATCTCGCCCACCAACCGGCGGGTGGCGAGCCTGCGTGACCGCGCCATCCGCGCGGCGTCGATCGTGCCCTCGCTCAAGCGGTATGTCCTGGAGATGCGGTTCAAGCCGATGCCGCGCTACGAGCAGGGCGCTGTCGTGCACGCGAGCACACCTCCCGCCCCGGGATCCGCGGTGGGCACGCTCTTCATCCAGCCTAGGGTGGACACTCGCGACGCCGCGAACGTGCTGCTCGACGACGTGATCGGCCCCGGATTCGCCGTGCTGTGCTGGAACAACGATCCGCGTCGCCTCCTGGGCGAGCAGGCCTTCGCGCAGTGGAAGTCGCTGGGCGCCAGCTTCATCGCGGCGCGCCCCATCACCCAGCTGCACTGGCGGGCCGACGACGCGGTCGAGGATCCCGACGTCATCGTGGTCGGGGACCGCACCGGCGCGCTCAAGGGATTCTTCGACGGCCAGACCGATTCGGTGCTGTTCCTGCGTCCCGACCGCTGCATCGCCGGCGCGTGCATCGCACAACGCAGCCCCGAACTGTCCGCCGCACTGTTCGACGCCCTGCACCTGTCCACCTCGACCGAGTCCGAAGGCGGTGAAACCCATGGCTCAAACGGCTCTGTGCTGCATGTCGCACAGCCCGCTTCTGAACCTTCCGGGACCGTCGGCTGA
- a CDS encoding 3-carboxyethylcatechol 2,3-dioxygenase: MAQTALCCMSHSPLLNLPGPSADLLADIGENLDAARAFVADFDPDLVVIFSPDHYNGFFYRLMPSFCIGTAASGVGDYGTQSGPLNVPQDIATACATAVLEAGVDVAISAGMDVDHGTVQPLQTLFGDAAAVPTIPVFINSVATPLGPVRRARALGAAIGEFVATLDRRVLLLGSGGLSHDPPVPTLATAPPAALDRIVRGVAMSPEQRMARQEAVIAAAEQFAHGDSPLQALNPDWDRAFLDLVDTNRLDEVDGWTNAWIAAEAGNSAHEVRTWVAAFAALAAQGPYDTTTRYYRPAPELIAGFAIRTASPR, encoded by the coding sequence ATGGCTCAAACGGCTCTGTGCTGCATGTCGCACAGCCCGCTTCTGAACCTTCCGGGACCGTCGGCTGACCTGCTCGCCGACATCGGCGAGAACCTGGATGCGGCCCGGGCCTTCGTTGCCGACTTCGATCCCGACCTCGTGGTGATCTTCTCGCCCGACCACTACAACGGGTTCTTCTACCGGCTCATGCCGTCGTTCTGCATCGGCACCGCCGCCAGCGGTGTCGGCGACTACGGCACGCAGTCCGGTCCGCTCAACGTCCCGCAGGACATCGCGACCGCCTGTGCCACAGCGGTTCTCGAAGCCGGCGTCGACGTCGCGATCTCGGCGGGTATGGACGTCGACCACGGCACCGTGCAACCGCTGCAGACCCTGTTCGGTGACGCGGCGGCGGTGCCCACGATCCCGGTGTTCATCAATTCGGTGGCGACGCCGCTGGGACCCGTCCGCCGGGCGCGCGCCCTCGGCGCGGCGATCGGGGAGTTCGTCGCCACACTCGACCGCCGGGTGCTGCTGCTCGGGTCGGGCGGGCTGTCGCACGACCCACCGGTGCCGACACTGGCCACGGCGCCGCCGGCGGCGCTGGACCGGATCGTCCGCGGCGTGGCGATGTCGCCCGAGCAGCGCATGGCGCGGCAGGAGGCGGTCATCGCGGCCGCCGAGCAGTTCGCACACGGTGACTCGCCGCTGCAGGCCCTCAACCCGGACTGGGACCGCGCCTTCCTCGATCTGGTGGACACCAACCGCCTCGACGAGGTCGACGGTTGGACCAACGCGTGGATCGCCGCCGAGGCCGGGAACTCGGCGCATGAGGTGCGCACCTGGGTCGCCGCGTTCGCCGCGCTGGCCGCCCAGGGGCCCTATGACACCACGACGCGCTACTACCGACCGGCGCCCGAACTGATCGCAGGATTCGCGATCCGAACGGCGTCGCCCCGATGA